GCCGAGCACGCGCTTGCCCTGGGCTTCGAACCAGGCCTTCGCTGCGTGGATGTCGGGCACTTCGTAGCAAAGGTGGTGCTGGCCACCCAGGGGATTGGCGGCGAGCCACTTGCCCACGGCGCTGTCCGGGCTGGTCGGCTCGATCAGCTCGATCTGCGTGCCGGCAGTACCGTTCTCACCCGGCGTGTTGACGAACGCCACGCGCACCTGCTGGCTTTCCAGCACGAACGGCTCGGTGATCTCGCTCGCGCCCATGACGTCGCGGTAGAAGGCGATGGAAGCGTTCATGTCAGGCGTGGCGACGCCGACGTGGTTCAAGCGGCCCAGTTTCATCTCAGACCCTTTCAATGACCATGGCGATGCCCTGACCGCCGCCGATGCACATGGTGATCAGGCCGTACTTGCCGCCGGTGCGCTGCAACTCGTACATCGTCTTGACCGTCAGGATCGCGCCGGTCGCGCCGATCGGGTGGCCGAGCGAGATGCCCGAGCCGTTGACGTTGGTCTTGGCCGGATCGAAGCCGAGTTCCTTGGCGACGCCACAGGCTTGCGCGGCAAACGCCTCATTGCTCTCAATCACGTCGATCTGGTCGAGCGAGAGACCTGCCCGCTGCAGCGCCACCGGCACCGCCTTGACCGGGCCGAGGCCCATCACACTGGGTTCAACGCCCGCATGGCCCCAGCCGAGGATCTTCGCCATCGGCTTCAGGCCAAGTTCTGCCACCGCCTTGCCGCTGGCAAGCACGACGGCCGCCGCACCGTCATTGATGCCGCTCGCGTTGCCTGCGGTGACCGTGCCGTCCTTCTTGAACACAGGCTTGAGGCCAGCGAGCGATTCCGCCGTCGTCTCGCCGCGCACGTGCTCGTCGGTGTCGAACACGGTCACGCCCTTGCGGGTCTTGATCTCGACCGGGACGATCTGGTCCTTGAAGTAACCCGCGGCGATGGCCGCAGCGGCGCGTTTGTGGCTTTCCGCAGCCAGCGCGTCCTGATCCTCGCGGCTGATCGCGCAGCGTTCCGCCACGTTTTCCGCCGTCACGCCCATGTGGATGCCTTCGAACGGATCGTGCAGCGCGCCGAGCATCGCGTCCATCAGCACCTGATCGCCCATCTTCTGGCCGTTGCGCGCGGTGAGAATCATGTGCGGCGCGTTCGACATGCTTTCCGCGCCGCCGCCGACGGCAATGTCCTGCTCGCCCAGGGCAATGCCCTGTGCTGCCGAAACGATCGCCTGCAGGCCCGAACCGCACAGGCGGTTGACGTTCATGGCCGGGGCCTCGATCGGCACGCCCGCGTTCACCGCAGCGACGCGGCTGACGTAGGCATCCTTGGGCTGGGTGGGTACGACGGTGCCGATCACCACGTTCTGTACCTTGTCCGCAGTGATCCCGGCGCGGGCAATGGCTTCCTTGATCAC
The Novosphingobium sp. EMRT-2 genome window above contains:
- the mce gene encoding methylmalonyl-CoA epimerase, producing MKLGRLNHVGVATPDMNASIAFYRDVMGASEITEPFVLESQQVRVAFVNTPGENGTAGTQIELIEPTSPDSAVGKWLAANPLGGQHHLCYEVPDIHAAKAWFEAQGKRVLGEPRIGAHGTLIFFVHPKDMGGQLTEIMETPKGGH
- a CDS encoding acetyl-CoA C-acyltransferase family protein; translation: MTDIYIVSGARTAIGSFGGSLAPLRPAETGAIVIKEAIARAGITADKVQNVVIGTVVPTQPKDAYVSRVAAVNAGVPIEAPAMNVNRLCGSGLQAIVSAAQGIALGEQDIAVGGGAESMSNAPHMILTARNGQKMGDQVLMDAMLGALHDPFEGIHMGVTAENVAERCAISREDQDALAAESHKRAAAAIAAGYFKDQIVPVEIKTRKGVTVFDTDEHVRGETTAESLAGLKPVFKKDGTVTAGNASGINDGAAAVVLASGKAVAELGLKPMAKILGWGHAGVEPSVMGLGPVKAVPVALQRAGLSLDQIDVIESNEAFAAQACGVAKELGFDPAKTNVNGSGISLGHPIGATGAILTVKTMYELQRTGGKYGLITMCIGGGQGIAMVIERV